Below is a genomic region from Rana temporaria chromosome 3, aRanTem1.1, whole genome shotgun sequence.
ATGTTAGCGGTCAGCAAATCAGGCGTGAACGACTGGCCCTTCGTTATGGAGTTGAACATGGCCGCCAAATGTGGGGCCAGGACGTCCGCTAGCTTCCGATAATACAAGGCCGTGAAGCCATCCGGGCCCGGTCTCTTGCCGATCTTCAAGTCCTTAATACATTGAAGAACTTCCTGGACCTGGATATCACGGTCCATCAAAGACTTATGTGTGTCTGATAGAGAAGGTAAGGATAAGCTAGACAAGAAGGTGTCTAGACCTTGAGTAGATGAGTGAGTAGGGGGGGAGTAAAGCTTCGCAAGACCTCCTATATTctcaatgcaatatggcagctGCTTGGCACGAGGCCCAGAAGGTAGTggagatcccacaggtatggtctATTCATGGTTGCATTATTCCAAGCTGGACCATCGTAactgtaaaaatatccataccaggaatTCATCTTTAAACTTTGAATAAATGAATTGAAGCTTACATAATTCTGTCCTCTCAGATCTgcccccttcctgaccccttTGTGTAGAAGTGACATAAATGAATTTCACTGTAGCATAGTCTTTTGTCAGGGAAGCAAAGGGCCACTTACCTCTGTCCTGGATTGAAACCATACTattaatattgtttatttttttcctaaattaaTTCACACAGGTGTCCCTGTATCTATACATATATAACATTTGTATTCATCTCTATACACACAGCCTTTGTCCAGATGTAGGTCTACACAGGCAGCAACACAAGCTGTTTTAAATGTTCCTGAGACTAAAGTAACTACACTGAATAATGGACTGCGAGTTGCGTCAGAGGATTCCGGACTATCAACCTGTACTGTAAGTATTGTATTGTGTCATGTTTATAAGTTTCTTTGTTGaaataaagaggagctccagtctgggcaaaacaaaaatgaagtcagcagctacaaatactgtagctgctgactttttatatgaagacacttacctgtccagggatccagtgatgtcaaTACCCTGAGCTGATTCTTCAGTAGGCTTCGGGTACAGACGCCGGCATCTTTTtcactaagggaaaccagcagtgaagccttcaggcttaaaggggttgtaaaggtttgttttttattttctatatgggttccttttaagctagtgcattgttggttcacttaccttttccttcaatttcccttctaaatgtttttctttgtctgaatttcttacttcctgttcctcatcagtaagctgttctggatgatgggggcaagcttactgaggagaagaggaagtgggaaattcagacaaagggaaaaaaaacatttagaagggaaatcgaaggaaaaggtaagtgaaccaacaattaaagtggagttccacccattttttcatgtttgtctgtgctgcatgctctaatctcatagtgttcagaatggacattttttatttgatttgatgcttgtaaatacctttattttgtagtccttcattacttcctcctaatttgcctaggctatttgcaagggtttctgggataggcatcatgtttcccagtagtccttgcaaacctgactgaaacctattacattgcttgtgcactgagcatgtgcgacatATGCAaatctgaaatccaggaagtcaatcagtctggcttcatgatgcccacacttaagatggccacggtctatttctagattataaactatctaaattcggtaacaacctaacaaaacggaccttagtttacagactaactttattagaatacattaagcttgtgtattacaggggtatttatatttaaaaagtgaaattgtgggtggaactcccctttaaccacttgtcgaccgccACACaccgatgtacgtcggcagaatgacacgggcaGGTACATTGGCTTACCTGCACGTCCCTTTTAAATTTGCTGCACGGCGCGTGCCTCATGAGTGTGCTCgccggtcccgggaactcgatgttcccgggcggcccgcgattgcggtcagcaaaggcagaacaggggagatgccttttgtaaacaaggcattcccctattctccctagtgacactgtcactgatgactgtgacccgtgatcgggaacggtcatcagtgacgtgtcactcgtagccacgccccctaacagtaagaattactccctagtactgacttaaccccttcagtgcaacttggtgtttaaccccttcactgccagtgtcgttttcacagtaatcgttgcatttttatagcactgatcgctgtaaaaatgacaatggtcccaaatatgtgtccgccataaagccgcagtcacgataaagatcgctgccattactagtgaacaaaattatttataaaaatgccataaaactaccccctattttgtagatgctataacttttgcgcaaaaaccGATCAATAAATTCTTCTTGcgttatgtagaagaatacgtatcggcctaaactgaggaggaaaaaaaaaaaattatatatatttttgggatatttattatagcaaaaagtaaaaaatattgctttttttttatttatttttttcaaaatttccactcctatttttgtttttatagcgcaaaaaaaattaaactgctgaggtgatcaaataccgccaaaataaAACcatatgtgggggaaaaaaaggacgtcaattttgtttgggagccacgtcgcacgaccgcgcaattttcagttaaagcgacgcagtgccgaatcgcaaaaagtggcctggtctttgaccagcaaaatggtctggggcttaagtggtaaaggaacctatttaaaaaaaaaaaaatgaacctttacaacccctttcagtttcctactgcgcatggaaGAGTCATGCTGCCTTTTCTAAATGGttccgcagtcttctgggacctgtgtgtgtcccaaaaGGCAGCGGGGAACGATCTCGGCAATCTTACCCATAAGTCAGTAGCACACTGCTCTCTGTCTTCTTTATTTACGTCTCTACCAATACTAGctgggtacccgctcccccccaaaaagtgccaaatgtggaaaTGGCATGTGCAAACAAGTGAAGCTtcaacttttgggtggagctccgctttaagccctaTGGCAAGCTACATAGCGTTCACAAATCCAATCATATGTTACAATTTCTCACTGTTTAAACttgtttgttaatttttaatagtgtgtgtgtgtgtgtgtgtgtgtgtgtgtgtgtgtggggggggggtagaacttttttccccccaggttGTTATCAACCTGATGATAGGGATTATTGGGATACAAAGTAAGAGGAAATTGAGAACCTGAGGGTTGTCTCTGAAACAGAAGATGAGAGATCTTTCAGCACCAAACTACAGCTGGGATTATCATGGTTATAAGAAGAATTGGAGCAACATTTCCAATTCATTGGACAAAGATTTCATGTGACTGGTGTTTTACCGTCATCCTGGATCTAAATCACTTTTTTATTGTCCGACAGATATCTAAGATTGTCgatttgtgtatttttaggctTTGTTCACATGGACAGTGATGCCCATTAGGGTGAATGAGCCACTTTTGCATTGTCTCAATTTTAAGGTGCTGCGTGCCGACGGCTCATTCAAGGCCATTAGGGAGGCAGCGGATGCACAGCCTTTGGTCTCAGTGTGACAGAGGTGCGCATGAGTAGCTCTGAATAAATGCGAGCTTGGCTTGTGGTAACGCGGCTGTCGAGCATCTCCGTGCCTTTGGATTACATACAATGCTTTGATTTATGTGATCTAATTTCGAACCTTTAGTACAATCCTTTACATTTTTGCCATTTTGAAATTAGGTGGGTCTATGGATTGATGCTGGAAGCAGGTATGAAAATGAGAAGAATAATGGAACTGCACATTTTTTAGAGCACATGGCATTTAAGGTAAGACTTTAAGAAAAAGCAACAAACTCCTCAAATGTGTGAGATTATActtaaataacttaaaataagttATGGTATAGCATGGAAAAGGATTATACCCTCTGTCAAGTGTTTTATTTCAGTCTGTGGGGGAGATTCATCCCCCCACCATTTGTCATGGTGACAGTAAGGGGAAATAGAAAATGTCACAGTGGTCCCCATAACAAGAGGTAAACCTTCTAATGGACACAACTGTTTTAGGGACTACTGTCATGGTCTGGAGTCAAGCATGGaggccattggttttagcagtggAGCAGCACCCACTGACAAGTGGGACAGGTgtacaagcaggtcaccctggctgatgaacaggcccggatttactccctttaccgccccaaggccgggtccttcaatgctgcCCCCGCCTGCGAAGTAcaaggggggacattatccgccgggggactttttcggcaggacactgggaaACAGGGGGGATgatgctgccaaaaatgacattgagaactggggggggggggggggggatgttgctgccaaaaatgacattgatcattggggggggggggggctgctgccgaaaggcctggccttgttggccttgtctggaatccggccctgctgaTGACACTGGTTTATTTTGAGGTGTGGGGTCTAAATATTAACCGGTATGTACTAGGGCACCTGATGGTGAAGATGGGTTTTGCTGCGTGTTGGTATCTGGTTGCGGTCCttaggattgccccaccaggaggtggaCAAGCTGGGGTCCAGTAGCGGATATAGCAGATATGTGTTCAAATCTAAATGCAAGTTTATCTTCTTTGCTTTTATGTAGTTACCTAGTTTTTCTGCTATGATAAATTGAAAAACTGATGAAGGAAGAAACGGTGTAAAtaccatgataaaaaaaatgaattaagttTAGACTGAATTCATGTATTGTTGGCCTCTGTGGTCATGATGCTTTACAGTATGTCACCATGTATTTTTATTGACTTGTTATTCTAATGGCTTCCTAATTTTTGCACTTCTTATCATAGGGAACAAAGAAGCGTTCCCAGCTAGACCTGGAGCTTGAAATTGAAAACATGGGTGCTCACTTAAATGCATATACATCACGAGAACAGACAGTATATTAtgcaaaggctttttccaaagatCTGCCTAGAGGTATGTGACAAGCACAACTGTTTTTGTAATATTCTCTGCTTTGGACCATATTTGTTTTCGGTCAAAATGGCTTTAGACCCACTGCTCCCCTGCTAAGTTTACCCACCGTTCCCAGGAGAAAAATACATGTATACGCTTTAAGAAAATCCTAGTCGAAGCTTAAATAGGACTGAGGACTATCCACTTTCCCTTGTCTCCATGTGACGGCACTGGTTTCTGAATAGCCAAGTAATAAGCACTAGTGCTGTCACATGCTCCCTATACATGGGTACATTATTTCTAGTATTTCCAGTAGATAAGGAGGCATAGATAATTTAAGTACagttaggggttgtaaaggttttttattttctaaataggttcctttaaccacttaagccccggaccattttgttgctaaatgcccaggccaggtttgcgattcggcactgcgtcgctttaacagacaattgcgcggtcgtgcgatgtggctcccaaacaaaatttgcgtccttttttcccccacaaatagagctttcttttggtggtatttgatcacatctgcggtttttattttttgcgctataaacaaaaatagagcgacaattttgaaaaaaatgcaaaattttttactttttgctacaataaatatcccccaaaaaacatatatacattttttttcctcagtttaggccgatacgtattcttctacctatttttggtaaaaaaaatcgcaataagcgtttatcgattggtttgcgcaaaatttatagcgtttgcaaaataggggatagttttattgcatttttataatttttttttattttttttttttactactaatggaggcgatcagcgattttttttttttttttttttttttttttttttattttttttttttttttttcgtgactgcggcattatggcggacaattttgacacgtttttgggaccattgtcattttcacagcaaaaaatgcatttaaattgcattgtttattgtgaaaatgacagttgccgtttgggagttaaccacagggggcgctgtaggagttggggttcacctagtgtgtgtttacaactgatggggggtgtggctaggactgacgtcatcgatcgagtctccctataaaagggatcactcgatcgatgcagccgccacagtgaagcacggggaagccgtgtttacatacggctcttcccgttcttcagctccagggagtgaTCGcaatggggcggctataaacgaatagccgcgccgtcgtcccggatcgctccccgcgggttaccgaccgccgcatgtactggggggggttccgatcggacccgcggaaaggcggggacgtacatgtacgcccatatgcctgtacgtgccattctgtggacgtacatgtacatgcggcggtcgttgaccagttaagctagtgcattgttggtaaacttatcttttccttcaatttcccctttaaatgtttttcctttgtctgaatttctcacttcctgtttctcctcagtaagcttgcccccatcatccgagcagttctGGCTGGGGTTTAGtcggcgtgctcgccccctcctatgGGACTACATCCTtgcagggagacgctgtgaacagggtgtctccccacagggatgtagtcccaagggagggggcgagcacgctgactgacCCCCATCTAGAACcgtttggatgatgggggcaagcttactgaggagaaacaggaagtgagaaattcagacaaaggggaaaaaaacatttagaagggaaatcgaaggaaaagataacTGGTAAGTGTCCTGGGAATTTTTGTATTCTATTCTGTAAAAGGCCCTATTCATGTGCACTTCACTTTAAAAAGTAAGTAATGAGTTGATTGGAGCATTTGTTTTGTTGGCATTGTATGGCTGTCCCATGTTTCTAAACCCCCGCCTCCCGCCATCTGAAACCCCTAAAGGGCTGGGAGGCTCTAGAGCCAAGGGGTTAAGgatattaaaatataaatgtgCATAGTCTAGCTACAGTTATATGTGCATTGACTATTTTTCAGTACTTTTTGGTCATATTGTGTGATGTACAATAATGCTATTAGTATTGGGATGAAAACTCCACTTTTGAGTAATTCACCTTGTGCCTAACAGTGTAGTTAATCCTAATTATTTTACAGCTGTAGAGATTCTAGCAGACATCATTCAAAACAGCACTCTAGGAGAAGCTGAGATTGAACGTGAAAGAGGCGTTATTCTGAGGGAGATGCAGGAAGTGGAGACAAATCTACAGGAAGTAGTCTTTGATTACCTTCATGCTACTGCCTACCATCGTACAGCACTAGGAAGAACTATCCTGGGGCCTACTGAAAACATCAAGTAAGTgtttactgacttttttttttttatcaataataataataaaaattaaaaaaaatcttcaaacttCTTGCCATTGTATTGATTGCATATAGATCTTGCATCACTTTACAGAATATATTTAGACTAATGTGTTTGGTAAGTAATCTTGTCATACATATTTGTTCCAGATCCATAAACCGTAATGATTTGGTGGAGTACATCACAACACATTATAAAGGACCTAGAATAGTCCTGGCTGCAGCTGGTGGTAAGTGTCAATAACTTATGAGTTGTCTGTCAAAGGTCTATGATAAAAAGCTGGAAATTTGTTAAAATTAAGTCTCCTATTTGTCTTATGTTTGCATGTAATAACATGTTGGTGTTCCATTCTGCTAAATCCCCAGTGTAGGCAACAATAGGctctttaagccccatacacactatcagtttttctcttcaggtttaccaaaaccatgtagtgcaagggcctgcctgattgcatacaaattaaaactccttgaggtttgacctcatattagatggttttggtaaacctgaagagaaaaacctgcaggaaaactgatagtgtgtatggggctttactcttTTAAGACTGCTTAGCAGATTGGTAATCACTTTGTTGCAAAAGTGCAGTTGACTGTTAAATCTGCGTTTTGTCCTCTGTGTTATCAGATTTCCAGCagatgtgaggcctcgtacacacggccgaggaactcgacgtgccaaacacgttgcgttcctcggcgagttcagccctgaagccgccgaggagctcggcgggccgagttctcccatagaacaacgagaaaatagagaacatgttctctattttctcgacgagttcctcggcggctccatcgggccgaaagtgtacacacgacagtttctcggcagaatccggctctgaccgagtttctcgctgaattctgccgagaaactctgtcgtgtgtacgaggcctgattgtAGGTGAAAGCCTAAAGTAGTTGTTAAGGCAGAAGGTtttgtaccttaatgcattctttgcataaggtaaaaaaccttctgtgttcagCCTAGCCCACTCTAAATACTTACTCGAGCCCGATCTCAATCCAGCGCTGTCCCAGAGAGCAGTGTCTCCCTTTCTCCTCGCTCTCCAGAAGTAAGGGCAAGAGCCATTGGTGctttcaatcacagcctgtgggGAGTGAGTCTGGGGGCGGGGCTGCACGAGTGCCCCCTAagtaagtggcttgctatggctGCACTTGGAAGGGGGGAGGAGCCTGGAGCATCCCAGCATTTAGaacctcttaaagggccaggaggcggCGGGAAAGGGTTAAGGACCAGTCCATACTGATGGGTTGCATCATGGTAAAATACAAAGCAGtgcgtttatttttttcctccccccttcATTGTAGGGTTGCACAGATACCGCGCATTGGCAGGAGTACATGCTTCGATACTTGTGCCTGGGTCCTCCGTGTCCCCCATGTcctggatgtttcaggatggagagtggaggaaggAGCCAGTACATCTGTCATTTACCGACTCCTTCCGTTTCCTAATGTACATAGTCAGTGATCACGGCCTCCGTCCATTCGTAAAGTgcactgagcatcgtaaactgtttacaatgcttcagtttatgaatggagagaagcctctgtctcctatccattcatcttcagtgcagctgagactgcagagaaagggactggggaatctgtgtcctcagtctctTTCCCTGTCTTACCCCGCGCTAGCggacgagaaagggttaaaaacgcaGTAGCTGTTTAGAGTCAGTTTgcaggcgatatttttagcgcaatagcgcctgcaaaacgacccagtgtgaaaggggtcttagtgtaggTGAAACGCTTCCTCTGCAGTAGGATTAATCCTGAACTGGAAATTCTCTTTAAGGCCTCGGCCAAGTAGCTCTAATACATGTTTGTTACACTTAATAGACAAGTGTTATTAAATGATTCTaaacgttttattttatttttttattaaaggtgtgTCGCATCATCAGTTGCGTGATCTGGCAGAGCATCATTTTGGTAATTTGCCGTCAATATACGAAGGGGAAACCCTGCTTCCATGCACTTTCACAGGCAGTGAGGTAAAAATCAGTTTTATAATCTTTAAGACATGTCTTTATTGCATAAGGTTATTTTCAGTCTGCACTTTAGGTATGTGACGGGAGGGCccctggaacccagaatcccttggaaagtatgggatacccttgtttcagctccccatgcacctcttatgtctaagtcaccctgtgtctattagggacacagggtgagaaagaaaataatggacattaagaATGTGGCTTGGGTTACTTAAAatggaaccctgtatatgccatattagaaagactgactgattcatactgttaggaggtgctgatgtcaactccagtcacctgtctgtctgttgcctGTTCTAATGTAAATGAGCTTAGTGTGGCTtctctttcacccattgttgtctgggctaattaaccctgcaattgtgtgaaggagttctgtgttgatttgtgaataatgttgattgtgtcttctgagctacaagaCGGCAAGTCTGGCCTAAAGAACATGTCTGAGTCATCTAGGCTGtcaaaagggattagttaatgtGCTCATggtaattaggtttctggtcacaggtgtatttccagagtaaatgagcagaaggtaTGCACCTCTTCTTTTGACTGTGTATAAAACTTGTATTGCTTTCAAAAAGGTTCATTCTCCTGTTTGACCTTCATGACAGAGCTTTGTCTCGTATTTGAGGGAGAATTATTtgtatgggtttcttgttcggcTGGTTGAAGTGtttgggaatggaatatcctaaacgactttaacccctttcatactcggagtgtcgttacaattggtggcagcagtgggatgattcCCACAGCCAGAAGGACAGCCACAAGAGGACACGGGACAATGGAACCACAATATGAACAGCTAAAACGCtctaccctcaaggacttactggagaaccgATGCAGACCGGCCAACAACCGTAAGAAgagggacattatcgcagaacTAGTCGAAATTGAATAGAGccaaaaggcccagcgtaacagacagaaCACCCAAAGAGGCTAGTTTTGGT
It encodes:
- the PMPCB gene encoding mitochondrial-processing peptidase subunit beta, with the translated sequence MAASMLRFAGSLGRRVIGGVARGSQPLSRCRSTQAATQAVLNVPETKVTTLNNGLRVASEDSGLSTCTVGLWIDAGSRYENEKNNGTAHFLEHMAFKGTKKRSQLDLELEIENMGAHLNAYTSREQTVYYAKAFSKDLPRAVEILADIIQNSTLGEAEIERERGVILREMQEVETNLQEVVFDYLHATAYHRTALGRTILGPTENIKSINRNDLVEYITTHYKGPRIVLAAAGGVSHHQLRDLAEHHFGNLPSIYEGETLLPCTFTGSEIRVHDDKMPLAHIAISVEAVGWSHPDTIPLMVANTLIGNWDRSFGSGVNLSSRLAQIACYGNLCHSFQSFNTCYTDTGLWGLYMVCEPSTVEEMLHFVQREWRSLCTSVTEGEVARAKNLLKTNMLLQLDGSTPICEDIGRQMLCYNRRLPLPELEARIDLIDVQTIRDVCTKYIYNKSPAFAAVGPICLLPDYNEIRGKMYWQ